The following are encoded together in the Bos javanicus breed banteng chromosome 4, ARS-OSU_banteng_1.0, whole genome shotgun sequence genome:
- the LOC133246858 gene encoding olfactory receptor 2F1-like, giving the protein MGRDNLTWVSEFVLLGLSGDRQTQAGLFVLFGATYLLTLLGNGLILVLVWLDPRLQLPMYFFLGNLSVVDICYTSSGVPQMLAHFLLEKKTISSTRCGTQHFFSLALGGTEFLLLAAMAYDRYVAVCHPLRYAAVMGPRLCAGLAGVSWLVGLANAAVETAVTVRLPTCGRHVLNHVACETLALVSLACVDVTLNQAVILASSVVVLLVPCCLVALSYARIVAAVLRIRSSGGRRKAFGTCTSHLTVVSMSYGMALVTYMQPRSTASAEQDKVVVLFYAVVTPMLNPLIYSLRNKEIKAALTRVLTRSSESKR; this is encoded by the coding sequence ATGGGGAGGGACAACCTGACCTGGGTGAGTGAGTTTGTCCTACTGGGCCTCTCCGGGGACCGGCAGACCCAGGCTGGGCTGTTTGTCCTGTTTGGGGCCACCTATCTTCTGACCTTGCTGGGCAACGGGCTCATCCTCGTGCTGGTCTGGCTGGACCCCCGCCTCCAGCtgcccatgtacttcttcctcggCAACCTCTCCGTAGTGGACATCTGCTACACCTCCAGCGGGGTTCCCCAGATGCTGGCGCACTTCCTCCTGGAGAAGAAGACCATCTCCTCCACCCGATGTGGTACCCAGCACTTCTTCTCGCTGGCCCTGGGGGGCACCGAGTTCCTGCTGCTGGCCGCCATGGCCTATGATCGCTACGTGGCCGTCTGCCACCCCCTGCGCTACGCGGCCGTCATGGGGCCGCGGCTCTGCGCAGGCCTGGCAGGCGTCTCCTGGCTCGTGGGCCTGGCGAACGCGGCGGTGGAGACCGCGGTCACCGTGCGTCTGCCCACCTGTGGGCGCCACGTGCTGAACCACGTGGCCTGTGAGACGCTGGCGCTCGTCAGCTTGGCCTGCGTGGACGTCACCCTCAACCAGGCAGTCATACTGGCATCCAGCGTGGTGGTGCTTTTGGTGCCCTGCTGCCTGGTCGCGCTGTCCTATGCCCGCATCGTGGCCGCCGTCTTGCGGATCCGCTCCAGCGGGGGGCGCCGCAAAGCCTTCGGGACCTGCACCTCGCACCTCACCGTGGTCTCCATGTCTTACGGCATGGCCCTGGTTACCTACATGCAGCCCCGCTCCACCGCCTCCGCCGAGCAGGACAAGGTGGTGGTGCTCTTCTACGCGGTGGTGACCCCTATGTTGAATCCGCtcatctacagtctgaggaacAAGGAGATAAAGGCCGCTCTGACTCGGGTTCTGACGAGGAGCTCTGAATCAAAACGGTAG
- the LOC133246933 gene encoding olfactory receptor 10AC1-like, with protein MASPSNATLHRGFLLQGFAEFPHLRPALFLLLLALHLATLSGNLLILLAVASATTRPPMHLFLCQLSAIELGYTLVVVPRTLADLASPSLGRGSPISFLGCAVQMQMFVALGGAECFLLATMAYDRYVAICHPLRYTAVVTPGLCARLALACCLGGLAVSVGLTVAVFHLPFCGSRLLVHFFCDITALLHLACTRSYAEELPLLGACLLLLLLPSLLILASYGAIAGALRRLRSPRGRRKAVSTCASHLTVTFLHYGCATFMYARPKASYSPHRDRALALVYTHVTPLLYPLIYSLRNHEIAAAIRQVLGRWRPRQASGQEGLSV; from the coding sequence ATGGCCAGCCCCAGCAATGCCACCCTGCACCGGGGCTTTCTCCTGCAGGGCTTTGCGGAGTTCCCGCATCTGAGGCCGGcgctcttcctgctgctgctggcccTGCACCTGGCCACCCTGAGCGGGAACCTGCTCATCCTGCTGGCCGTGGCCTCGGCGACCACCCGGCCGCCCATGCACCTCTTCCTGTGCCAGCTGTCAGCCATCGAGCTCGGTTACACGCTGGTGGTGGTGCCCCGCACCCTGGCTGACCTGGCCTCGCCGAGCCTGGGCCGAGGCAGTCCCATCTCCTTCCTGGGCTGCGCCGTGCAGATGCAGATGTTCGTGGCCCTGGGCGGGGCGGAGTGCTTCCTGCTGGCCACCATGGCTTAtgaccgctacgtggccatctgccacccGCTCCGCTACACGGCTGTGGTGACCCCCGGGCTGTGCGCGCGGCTGGCCCTGGCCTGCTGCCTCGGGGGCCTGGCGGTGTCCGTGGGGCTCACGGTGGCCGTCTTCCACCTGCCCTTCTGCGGCTCCCGCCTGCTGGTGCACTTCTTCTGCGACATCACAGCGCTGCTGCACCTGGCCTGCACGCGGAGCTACGCCGAGGAGCTGCCTCTGCTGGgcgcctgcctgctgctgctgctgctgccctcgCTGCTCATCCTGGCCTCCTACGGCGCCATTGCCGGCGCCCTGCGCCGCCTGCGCTCTCCGCGGGGCCGCCGCAAGGCCGTCTCCACCTGCGCCTCGCACCTGACCGTCACCTTCCTGCACTACGGCTGCGCCACCTTCATGTACGCGCGGCCCAAGGCCAGCTACTCCCCGCACCGGGACCGCGCGCTGGCGCTGGTCTACACCCACGTGACGCCGCTGCTCTACCCGCTCATCTACAGCCTGCGCAACCACGAAATCGCCGCGGCCATCCGCCAGGTGCTGGGGCGCTGGCGACCCCGCCAGGCGTCGGGTCAGGAGGGTCTGTCTGTGTGA